A stretch of Bordetella genomosp. 13 DNA encodes these proteins:
- a CDS encoding hybrid sensor histidine kinase/response regulator codes for MSSGWLPAWRGRSRGVMWALCLACLCAWLQVCGAARAEPLPAAVDLAQAPGHLPLAPHLAGFEDPTGALDAAQALRHDWQPVSGRMLNHGFTPVAVWLRAEFSNGSDRPQTRWLSIGVPRLEDVRFFLFAPGQATPRAAQLSGNRLPLDNGPVPSALSVFPVTLEPGERATVLVRVQSRSAVSIDPALWEPSVFREADERTSVILMLLEGALAMTAIYAVVQGVAQRDRVFLLFAAAMVTEILYSLSFQGLLYRYVLTDGGEAVLRAPSVLGSLATVFFSAMVMLFAELHRIRFWKWAYIGLIACAAGGALWAALGDYRVSAQTMIGVIFLGNVIWVVSMIHAWRRGHANARLILLSFAIYCVALFARLAFVHGLLPGHWGGGPEVAWDLLFVTLMMSMILYGRSRQLRQARETAQRELLDGRAREQERLERAVTERTQALQAALIAADEASRVRQDFLARISHDLRTPLTSIIGFADLIQAGGRDDAPRGAIIRRSADHMLGMVNDLIDYAAGADGQAVRLAPVYVYALLDTVAKESASLAARHGNRFMLDVQEGLPPVLEMDGKRVRQLLGNLIDNAVKFTRDGTVSLRVGYAPPADSGSAVVTLAVADTGRGIAPQDLQRIFEPFQRLDQADDQPGVGLGLAIVQQWVQRMEGTLAVESAAGAGTVFTLTLPVQPLDESQVVQRYVQDAAGVLPAIDGQGRRIWLAEDTPEIRDFLAEELASLGFGVESEGDGLAMLARIQAPDATPPDLILTDHHMAGADGTAVLAAARGRWPGVPVVAVSATPHATGSADDASDGPAYDASLLKPVNLAELRNTLARLLDLPRTDAAQSAPAAPHAGMLMPPAGALAHGRRLLDSGAVTDLLDWADGLQAEDARLAPFCDEARRLARMGDLAGLQALCEGGAA; via the coding sequence ATGTCTAGCGGCTGGCTGCCGGCCTGGCGCGGCCGATCGCGCGGCGTCATGTGGGCGCTGTGCCTGGCCTGCCTGTGCGCCTGGCTGCAGGTGTGCGGCGCGGCCCGGGCCGAGCCCTTGCCCGCGGCGGTGGATCTTGCGCAGGCGCCAGGCCATCTTCCGCTGGCGCCGCATCTGGCCGGATTCGAGGACCCCACAGGTGCGCTGGACGCCGCCCAGGCATTGCGGCACGACTGGCAGCCGGTATCCGGCCGCATGCTCAATCACGGCTTCACTCCGGTGGCGGTCTGGCTGCGCGCGGAATTTTCCAACGGCAGCGACCGTCCGCAGACCCGCTGGCTGTCCATAGGCGTGCCGCGCCTGGAGGACGTGCGCTTCTTCCTGTTCGCGCCGGGGCAGGCCACGCCGCGCGCCGCCCAGCTGTCCGGCAACCGCCTGCCGCTGGACAACGGACCGGTGCCCTCGGCGCTATCGGTGTTTCCGGTCACTCTCGAGCCCGGTGAGCGGGCTACTGTGCTGGTCCGCGTGCAAAGCCGTTCGGCCGTCAGCATCGACCCCGCCTTGTGGGAGCCCTCCGTCTTCAGGGAAGCGGATGAGCGCACCAGCGTGATTCTCATGCTGCTGGAAGGCGCGCTGGCCATGACCGCCATCTATGCCGTGGTGCAGGGCGTGGCGCAGCGCGATCGGGTCTTCCTGTTGTTCGCGGCCGCGATGGTGACCGAGATTCTCTACAGCCTGTCCTTCCAGGGCCTGCTGTATCGCTATGTGCTGACCGATGGCGGCGAGGCCGTGCTGCGCGCGCCCAGCGTGCTGGGGTCGCTTGCCACGGTCTTCTTCAGCGCGATGGTCATGCTGTTCGCCGAGCTGCACCGCATCCGGTTCTGGAAGTGGGCGTATATCGGGCTGATCGCCTGCGCCGCGGGCGGCGCGCTGTGGGCCGCGCTGGGCGACTACCGCGTCAGCGCGCAGACGATGATCGGCGTGATCTTCCTAGGCAACGTCATCTGGGTAGTGTCGATGATCCATGCGTGGCGTCGCGGCCACGCCAATGCGCGCCTGATCCTGCTGTCGTTCGCCATCTATTGCGTCGCCCTGTTTGCGAGGCTGGCCTTCGTCCATGGCCTGCTGCCGGGGCATTGGGGCGGCGGGCCCGAGGTCGCGTGGGACCTGTTGTTCGTCACGTTGATGATGTCCATGATTCTGTACGGGCGGTCGCGCCAGCTGCGCCAGGCCCGCGAGACCGCGCAGCGCGAACTGCTGGATGGGCGCGCCCGCGAGCAGGAGCGCCTGGAGCGTGCCGTCACCGAGCGCACGCAGGCGCTGCAGGCCGCGCTGATCGCCGCCGACGAGGCCAGCCGGGTCAGGCAGGACTTCCTGGCCCGCATCAGCCACGACCTGCGCACGCCGCTGACTTCCATCATCGGCTTCGCGGACTTGATCCAGGCGGGCGGCCGCGACGATGCGCCGCGCGGCGCCATCATCCGGCGCAGCGCCGACCACATGCTCGGCATGGTCAACGACCTGATCGACTACGCGGCCGGCGCGGACGGCCAGGCCGTGCGGCTGGCGCCGGTGTACGTGTACGCGCTGCTGGATACCGTGGCCAAGGAGAGCGCCAGCCTGGCGGCCCGCCACGGCAACCGCTTCATGCTGGACGTGCAGGAGGGCCTGCCGCCCGTGCTCGAGATGGACGGCAAGCGCGTGCGGCAACTGCTGGGCAACCTGATCGACAACGCGGTGAAGTTCACGCGCGACGGCACGGTGTCGTTGCGGGTGGGCTATGCACCGCCTGCCGACAGCGGTTCGGCAGTCGTCACGCTGGCCGTTGCCGATACCGGGCGCGGGATCGCACCGCAGGATCTGCAACGCATCTTCGAGCCTTTCCAGCGCCTGGACCAGGCGGACGACCAGCCGGGCGTGGGCCTTGGGCTGGCGATCGTGCAGCAGTGGGTGCAGCGCATGGAAGGAACGCTGGCGGTGGAAAGCGCGGCGGGCGCGGGTACCGTGTTCACGCTGACTCTGCCGGTGCAGCCGCTGGACGAATCGCAAGTGGTGCAGCGTTACGTGCAGGATGCCGCGGGCGTGTTGCCGGCGATCGACGGGCAGGGCCGGCGCATCTGGCTGGCTGAAGACACGCCCGAGATCCGCGACTTTCTCGCCGAGGAGCTGGCCAGCCTGGGCTTCGGGGTGGAGAGCGAAGGCGACGGGCTGGCGATGCTGGCGCGGATCCAGGCGCCCGATGCGACGCCTCCGGATCTCATCCTGACCGACCATCACATGGCCGGCGCCGACGGCACCGCCGTGCTGGCCGCCGCGCGAGGCCGTTGGCCGGGCGTGCCGGTGGTCGCGGTCTCGGCCACGCCGCATGCTACCGGCTCGGCGGACGACGCGAGCGACGGGCCGGCCTATGACGCCAGCCTGCTCAAGCCCGTGAACCTCGCCGAACTGCGCAATACCCTGGCGCGCCTGCTGGACCTGCCTCGCACGGACGCAGCGCAGTCTGCGCCCGCGGCGCCTCATGCAGGGATGCTGATGCCTCCGGCGGGTGCCTTGGCGCACGGGCGCAGGCTGCTGGATAGCGGCGCCGTGACCGATCTGCTCGATTGGGCGGACGGGCTGCAGGCCGAAGACGCGCGCCTGGCGCCGTTCTGCGACGAAGCGCGGCGGCTGGCTCGTATGGGAGACCTGGCGGGGTTGCAGGCGTTGTGCGAGGGAGGGGCGGCGTAG
- a CDS encoding tyrosine-type recombinase/integrase yields the protein MALSDLAVRQAKATGKAYTLPDLDGLSLAVTAAGGRTWHFRYYWAGKQKRMSLGTYPEVTLREARSLRDDGRALLAKGINPRVHRKQKRTAVRLADENTFEAVYRKWLKHRGLSLKEGRQTTLSILPRIFDKDVLPTLGKRSIYEIKRPDLLEVIAKIEKRRALSVAEKVRTWFNQLFRYALVIVPGLEQNPASDLDVVALPLPPVNHNPFLRMAELPKLLQRLRSYRGRRQTQLGLRLLLLTGVRTGELRQATPDQFDLDRGLWIIPPEVVKQLQVDMRKKRQQPKDIPPYIVPLSIQAMEIVRHLLDEFKPAQRYLFRHDSDLKKRISENTLNGALKRMGYQERLTGHGIRGTMSTALNEIGYPKVWVDAQLSHVDPNKVSATYNHAEYVEQRRRMMQDWADRLDLFEQNQVEAASMPLTVHLEGVPAFPNEQTASAPSTPVAASPILLVTKPGDAMPLVSAATHRLPAVPPPRSAAPLVPSDIQRERMELFDVFEAPHNLPVAAFAKMAGKSRRWISYEIKAGNLLALNVGNRGQRVPDWHLDPLKHELIQSVLKLTRGADPWQIYHALLQPRSMLRGCSALEGVTAGNLDKLVMAVSTTVKENEWSPQQARLA from the coding sequence ATGGCACTCTCAGACCTGGCCGTTCGACAGGCCAAGGCAACTGGCAAGGCATACACCCTCCCTGACTTGGATGGCCTCTCCCTGGCCGTCACGGCGGCAGGGGGCAGGACTTGGCACTTCCGCTACTACTGGGCGGGCAAGCAGAAGCGGATGTCGCTCGGCACCTACCCGGAGGTGACGCTTCGAGAGGCCCGCAGCCTACGCGATGACGGCCGCGCCCTGCTGGCCAAAGGCATCAATCCTCGCGTTCACCGCAAGCAGAAGCGCACCGCTGTCCGGCTCGCCGACGAAAACACTTTCGAGGCGGTGTATCGCAAGTGGCTCAAGCATCGCGGGCTCAGCCTCAAGGAAGGCCGGCAGACGACTCTCTCGATCCTTCCGCGCATCTTCGACAAGGATGTGCTGCCGACCTTGGGCAAGCGGTCGATCTATGAGATTAAGCGTCCCGACCTCTTGGAGGTGATCGCCAAAATCGAGAAGCGCAGGGCGCTCTCCGTCGCCGAGAAAGTCAGGACGTGGTTCAACCAACTGTTCCGCTACGCGCTGGTGATCGTGCCGGGCCTGGAGCAGAACCCTGCCTCCGATCTCGATGTGGTGGCGCTGCCACTGCCACCCGTCAACCACAACCCGTTCCTGCGCATGGCCGAGCTGCCCAAGCTGTTGCAGCGGCTGCGGAGCTATCGCGGCCGGCGGCAGACCCAGCTCGGGCTGCGGCTATTGCTGCTGACGGGCGTGCGAACCGGTGAGCTGCGGCAGGCGACGCCGGATCAATTCGATCTGGACCGTGGGCTGTGGATCATCCCGCCCGAGGTCGTGAAGCAACTCCAGGTGGACATGCGCAAAAAGCGGCAGCAGCCGAAGGACATCCCGCCATACATCGTGCCACTGTCGATTCAGGCCATGGAGATCGTCCGGCACCTGCTGGATGAGTTCAAGCCGGCCCAGCGCTACCTGTTCCGGCACGACAGCGACTTGAAGAAGCGCATCAGCGAGAACACGCTCAATGGTGCGCTCAAACGCATGGGCTATCAGGAACGCCTGACCGGACACGGTATCCGTGGCACGATGTCCACTGCGCTCAACGAGATCGGCTACCCGAAGGTCTGGGTGGATGCACAGCTCTCGCACGTCGATCCCAACAAGGTCAGCGCGACCTACAACCATGCCGAGTACGTGGAGCAGCGTCGCCGCATGATGCAGGACTGGGCCGATCGGCTCGACCTCTTCGAGCAGAACCAGGTCGAGGCGGCCAGCATGCCGCTCACCGTGCATCTGGAAGGCGTGCCCGCGTTCCCGAATGAGCAAACCGCAAGCGCACCCTCCACGCCGGTTGCCGCTTCGCCAATCCTGCTCGTGACGAAGCCGGGTGACGCCATGCCGTTGGTTTCTGCCGCCACACATCGGCTGCCGGCGGTTCCGCCCCCTCGATCAGCCGCGCCGCTGGTGCCTTCGGACATTCAGCGCGAGAGGATGGAGCTGTTCGATGTCTTCGAAGCGCCGCACAACCTTCCCGTCGCTGCGTTTGCCAAGATGGCGGGCAAATCCCGCAGGTGGATCAGCTACGAGATCAAGGCGGGCAACTTGCTGGCGTTGAACGTAGGCAACCGCGGCCAGCGCGTGCCGGACTGGCACCTCGACCCACTCAAGCACGAGCTGATCCAGTCCGTCCTGAAGCTGACCAGGGGTGCGGACCCTTGGCAGATCTACCATGCACTGCTGCAACCGCGCTCGATGCTGCGGGGGTGTTCGGCACTGGAGGGCGTGACGGCCGGCAATCTCGACAAGCTCGTGATGGCGGTGAGCACGACCGTAAAGGAAAACGAGTGGTCCCCGCAGCAGGCGAGGTTGGCCTGA
- a CDS encoding tyrosine-type recombinase/integrase, with protein sequence MVSLTPNVSPLRQRMIEDMRMRKMGGKTQIGYIRAVRRLAAFLKRSPDTADADELRRFQLHMVDTGTSPATINSTLSGLKFFFDVTLGRADLLVKMQPVPQPRKLPVVLSCEEVARLIAAAPNLKSQAALSVAYGAGLRASEVISLKVTDIDSERMTLRVEQGKGRKDRYAMLSPILLERLRAWWRLGHAQGKMLPNGWLFPGMNVTDPLTTRQLNRAIHAAAEAAHIDKRVSMHTLRHSFATHLLEQKVDIRVIQVLLGHKRLETTALYTHVATEVLRKVISPLENLPPS encoded by the coding sequence ATGGTCTCATTGACGCCCAACGTCTCGCCACTGCGCCAACGCATGATCGAAGACATGCGCATGCGCAAGATGGGAGGCAAGACCCAGATCGGCTACATCCGCGCTGTGCGCCGACTCGCCGCGTTCCTGAAGCGTTCGCCGGACACCGCCGACGCCGACGAGCTCCGGCGCTTCCAACTGCACATGGTCGACACCGGCACCTCGCCGGCCACGATCAACAGCACCCTCAGCGGACTGAAGTTCTTCTTCGACGTCACGCTCGGCCGCGCCGATCTATTGGTCAAGATGCAGCCGGTGCCCCAGCCGCGCAAGCTGCCCGTCGTGCTGAGCTGCGAGGAGGTCGCACGCCTGATCGCCGCGGCGCCGAACCTCAAGTCCCAGGCGGCGCTGTCGGTGGCGTACGGCGCGGGGCTGCGCGCCAGCGAAGTCATCTCCCTGAAGGTCACCGACATCGACAGCGAGCGCATGACGCTGCGCGTCGAGCAGGGCAAGGGCCGCAAGGATCGCTATGCCATGCTCTCGCCGATCTTGCTCGAGCGGCTGCGCGCGTGGTGGCGCCTTGGACACGCGCAAGGCAAGATGCTGCCTAACGGATGGCTGTTCCCCGGCATGAACGTGACGGACCCGTTGACCACGCGCCAACTCAACCGCGCCATCCACGCTGCAGCTGAAGCCGCGCACATCGACAAGCGCGTGTCGATGCACACGCTGCGGCACAGTTTCGCCACTCACCTGCTCGAGCAGAAGGTCGACATCCGTGTGATCCAGGTGCTGCTGGGCCACAAGCGGCTGGAGACCACTGCCCTGTACACGCACGTGGCGACCGAAGTGCTGCGCAAGGTGATCAGCCCGTTGGAGAACCTGCCACCGTCATAG
- a CDS encoding IS91 family transposase → MGRAALEVADIFRIHGPAWREARRGHLSLTQLKVMSAIEQCRSAALGGHVLRCEGCGTDTVAYNSCRNRHCPKCQSSAAQRWLEARQADLLPVDYYHVVFTLPAPIADIAYYNKAVIYELLFDVAAETLQTIAADPKHLGARIAVTLVLHTWGSALTHHPHVHGIVPGGGLSPDGQHWISCKRGFFLPVRVLSRLFRRRFLEELGRAHACERLQFFGEYAALSDARVFARWLAPLRKCEWVVYAKRPFAGPSAVLAYLSRYTHRVAISNSRLVAMDERGVTFRWKDHRAKGRTRHKTMTLSPDEFMRRFLLHVLPSGFHRIRHYGLLANRVRKSKLALARELLHVAPAPDAPNAEPAAQQPRERPTFVCWHCGSAMHVVEVLARTPPIRAPPHPADSP, encoded by the coding sequence GTGGGGCGCGCCGCCCTCGAAGTTGCCGACATCTTCCGCATCCACGGACCCGCGTGGCGCGAGGCGCGGCGCGGTCATCTGAGCCTGACGCAGCTCAAGGTCATGTCGGCCATCGAGCAGTGCCGCAGCGCGGCGCTGGGCGGACACGTGCTGCGCTGCGAGGGCTGCGGCACGGACACGGTCGCCTACAACTCGTGCCGCAACCGGCATTGCCCGAAGTGCCAGAGCAGTGCGGCGCAACGCTGGCTCGAGGCGCGACAGGCCGATCTTCTGCCGGTGGACTACTACCACGTGGTCTTCACGCTGCCGGCGCCCATTGCCGACATCGCGTACTACAACAAGGCCGTGATCTATGAGCTGCTGTTCGACGTGGCAGCCGAGACGCTGCAGACCATCGCTGCCGACCCCAAGCACCTCGGCGCTCGCATCGCCGTCACGCTGGTGCTGCACACCTGGGGCTCGGCGCTCACGCACCACCCGCATGTGCACGGGATCGTTCCAGGCGGCGGCCTGTCACCGGACGGCCAACATTGGATCTCGTGTAAGCGGGGCTTCTTCCTGCCCGTGCGCGTGCTGTCACGGCTGTTCCGGCGGCGCTTCCTCGAAGAACTCGGCCGTGCGCACGCCTGCGAGCGGTTGCAGTTCTTCGGCGAGTACGCCGCGCTCAGCGACGCACGCGTGTTCGCGCGGTGGCTGGCGCCGCTGCGCAAGTGCGAATGGGTGGTCTACGCCAAGCGGCCGTTCGCCGGGCCTTCAGCCGTGCTGGCCTACCTGTCGCGCTACACGCACCGCGTGGCGATCTCCAACAGTCGACTCGTCGCGATGGACGAGCGCGGCGTCACGTTCCGCTGGAAGGACCATCGGGCCAAGGGCCGGACGCGCCACAAGACGATGACACTCAGCCCCGACGAGTTCATGCGCCGCTTCCTGCTGCATGTGCTGCCCAGCGGCTTTCATCGCATCCGTCACTACGGGCTGCTCGCCAACAGAGTGCGCAAGAGCAAGCTGGCACTTGCGCGCGAACTGCTGCACGTGGCGCCTGCCCCGGACGCACCGAATGCCGAACCCGCGGCACAACAGCCGCGCGAGCGACCGACCTTCGTGTGCTGGCATTGCGGCAGTGCGATGCACGTCGTCGAGGTTCTGGCGCGCACCCCGCCCATTCGCGCACCGCCGCATCCGGCGGATTCGCCATGA
- a CDS encoding CopD family protein — protein MIYATLKTLHVLSMIVWIGGMVFAHFFLRPAVAQLESPVRLRLMHDVLGRFFQAVLVASLLTLASGVWMLGRVAKQVVQSGGNFEMPLAWTVMAVLGVVMVAIFMHIRFVLFKRLSQAVTASEWAGGGAALAQVRTWVSINLGLGVLVLLVTLMRWTT, from the coding sequence ATGATCTACGCCACCCTGAAAACACTGCACGTGCTGTCCATGATCGTATGGATCGGCGGCATGGTGTTTGCGCACTTCTTCTTGCGACCGGCGGTCGCCCAGCTGGAGTCGCCAGTGCGGCTGCGGCTGATGCACGATGTGCTCGGGCGCTTCTTCCAAGCCGTGCTGGTGGCCTCGCTGCTGACTCTGGCCAGTGGCGTGTGGATGCTGGGTCGTGTGGCCAAGCAGGTGGTGCAGTCGGGGGGCAACTTCGAGATGCCGCTGGCCTGGACCGTCATGGCAGTGCTGGGAGTCGTCATGGTGGCGATCTTCATGCACATCCGCTTCGTGCTTTTCAAGAGGCTCAGCCAGGCCGTAACAGCGTCCGAGTGGGCCGGCGGTGGTGCAGCCTTGGCGCAGGTTCGTACATGGGTCTCGATCAACCTCGGCCTGGGCGTCCTGGTGCTGCTCGTGACGCTGATGCGCTGGACGACCTGA
- a CDS encoding exopolysaccharide biosynthesis protein, whose product MTLPIAQRLRDAAAAFREEGVSMRAMAQAHGPEAHGTLLLLLAMPCLLPVPGVGTVLGVGMAALAVAMWRGQGEPCLPQGVANLELPRHWARRVLEGLASAYEMAGRHARARLSHLVGPTWRSALAVVVGLMAIIVVLPIPFGNLLPALALMLIGLGLVFRDGIAVILGLLMSGVALTTTTGLLLMTWIWGSEWILGWV is encoded by the coding sequence ATGACGCTGCCGATCGCGCAGCGTTTGCGCGACGCGGCCGCAGCCTTTCGGGAGGAAGGGGTGTCAATGCGGGCGATGGCGCAAGCCCACGGGCCGGAGGCCCACGGTACGTTGCTGCTGTTGCTGGCCATGCCCTGCCTGCTGCCGGTGCCGGGCGTGGGCACGGTGCTTGGAGTTGGGATGGCGGCGTTGGCCGTCGCCATGTGGCGGGGTCAAGGCGAGCCATGCCTGCCGCAAGGAGTCGCCAATCTCGAACTGCCGCGCCATTGGGCACGGCGGGTGCTGGAGGGTCTGGCTTCTGCCTACGAGATGGCTGGCCGCCACGCCAGGGCTCGGCTGAGCCACCTCGTGGGGCCGACCTGGCGATCGGCGCTTGCCGTGGTGGTCGGATTGATGGCCATCATCGTGGTGCTGCCGATCCCCTTCGGCAACCTGCTGCCAGCGCTGGCGCTGATGCTCATCGGGCTCGGACTGGTGTTTCGCGACGGCATTGCAGTGATCTTGGGGCTGCTGATGTCAGGTGTGGCATTGACAACCACGACCGGCCTGTTGCTTATGACCTGGATCTGGGGCAGCGAGTGGATCCTGGGATGGGTTTGA
- a CDS encoding Na+/H+ antiporter subunit G → MIQNLPLWADALAAALLVIGAAFALIGSIGLARLSDFFKRLHGPSKATTLGVGCVLLASALVAAVAGKPSFHEALIALFLFLTAPVSAHLLVQLALKHAPGLRPTPPTGSAGAISARP, encoded by the coding sequence ATGATCCAGAACCTACCCCTATGGGCTGACGCCTTGGCCGCCGCGCTGCTGGTGATCGGTGCCGCCTTCGCGCTGATCGGGTCGATTGGCCTGGCGCGGTTGTCTGACTTTTTCAAGCGCCTGCACGGGCCGAGCAAGGCCACCACGCTGGGCGTGGGCTGCGTGCTACTGGCATCGGCGCTGGTGGCCGCCGTGGCCGGCAAGCCCAGCTTTCATGAGGCGCTGATTGCCTTGTTCTTGTTCCTGACCGCGCCGGTGTCGGCGCATCTGCTGGTGCAACTAGCGCTGAAACATGCTCCCGGGCTGCGGCCCACACCGCCTACGGGGTCGGCCGGCGCGATATCCGCGCGCCCTTGA
- a CDS encoding K+/H+ antiporter subunit F: MVAAVLPWVLGVLTLALALAAWRLLRGPGLPDRILALDTLYINALALLVTLGLAFGHKHYFEVALLIGLLGFIGTVVMAKFLLRRDITE, encoded by the coding sequence ATGGTCGCTGCCGTGCTGCCCTGGGTGCTGGGCGTGCTGACACTGGCCCTGGCCCTGGCGGCCTGGCGCTTGCTGCGCGGCCCCGGTCTGCCCGACCGTATCCTGGCACTGGACACGCTCTACATCAACGCGCTGGCGCTGCTGGTCACCCTGGGGCTGGCCTTTGGCCACAAGCACTACTTCGAAGTGGCGCTGCTCATTGGGTTGCTGGGCTTCATCGGCACGGTGGTGATGGCCAAATTCCTGCTGCGCCGAGACATCACCGAATGA
- a CDS encoding Na+/H+ antiporter subunit E, with protein MSLRHRLLPSPMTSVALLLAWLMLNESASPGQWLLGALLALTIPWLLMPLRPARSPLRSWQALMRLVIVVLWDILRSNLDVARRVLGPDAAIQPRFVWVPIDLRDPLAIVLLAGIVTTTPGTISAELSDDRRWLLVHALHAPDDAAAAAIAADIKSRYEALLMEVFG; from the coding sequence ATGAGCCTGCGCCACCGTCTGTTGCCCTCGCCGATGACGAGCGTTGCGCTGCTGCTGGCGTGGCTGATGCTCAACGAGTCGGCTTCGCCCGGCCAGTGGCTGCTGGGTGCGCTGCTGGCGCTGACCATCCCCTGGCTGCTGATGCCGCTTCGGCCGGCACGCTCGCCGCTGCGCTCATGGCAGGCGCTGATGAGGTTGGTCATCGTGGTGCTCTGGGACATCCTGCGCAGCAACCTCGACGTGGCCCGCCGCGTGCTCGGTCCAGACGCCGCGATCCAGCCGCGTTTCGTGTGGGTTCCGATCGATCTTCGGGATCCGCTCGCCATCGTGCTGCTGGCCGGCATCGTCACCACCACCCCGGGCACGATCTCGGCCGAGCTGAGCGACGACCGCCGCTGGCTGCTGGTGCACGCGCTGCATGCGCCGGACGATGCAGCCGCCGCCGCGATCGCGGCCGATATCAAATCGCGCTACGAAGCGCTGCTGATGGAGGTGTTCGGATGA
- a CDS encoding monovalent cation/H+ antiporter subunit D — protein sequence MTVAAMNAAATLLPGGHEVVLPIVLPLVAGAALLLLERAASRWVPVVSAAAVAAGVLLAALLVQQADHGTVHAYLLGNWAAPHGVALALDRLSALMLLVTALVAAAALTYALAGDDRRHETPSRHFHALFQFQLMGLNGAFLTADLFNLFVFFEVLLAASYGLLLHGATRERLKASVHYVVFNLAGSALFLVAVSLLYAVAGTLNMADLAVKLPQLAAQNQRLAQSALLMLLVVFAVKAALLPLYFWLTDTYASASAPTAALFAVLTKVGVYAIVRATTLFVPAGLVTGALPLLSMLALATLVLAALGALAALRLRTLVAYLVVASAGTLLLATGLGSESGLAAGLFYLVPSTLVACAWFLLADRIASARGGSDRLQPGQRPAAWAPLGIGFFVAAVAVAGVPPLAAFMGKALLLRAAGATPWAGWVVAGVLSSSLMVMVALARAGSVLFWEHGSGPASGMPDRAQDPTGQPGLARAATVGALAAVVLCAVAAGPIARYTAATAAQLFAPQSYVKAVLGAQPLPATADVRREMRERGDLK from the coding sequence ATGACAGTGGCCGCGATGAATGCCGCCGCCACGCTCTTGCCGGGGGGGCATGAGGTGGTGCTCCCCATCGTGCTGCCCTTGGTGGCCGGCGCGGCGCTGCTGTTGCTGGAAAGGGCCGCGTCGCGCTGGGTGCCGGTGGTGTCGGCCGCCGCTGTGGCCGCCGGGGTGCTGCTGGCCGCGTTGCTGGTGCAGCAGGCCGACCACGGCACGGTGCACGCCTACCTGCTTGGCAACTGGGCCGCGCCCCACGGCGTTGCCCTGGCGCTGGACCGACTGTCGGCCTTGATGCTGCTCGTCACCGCCCTGGTGGCCGCCGCAGCATTGACCTACGCGCTCGCCGGCGACGACCGCCGGCACGAAACGCCGTCGCGTCACTTCCACGCACTGTTCCAGTTTCAGCTCATGGGCTTGAATGGCGCCTTCCTCACGGCCGACCTCTTCAACCTGTTCGTCTTCTTTGAGGTGCTGCTGGCCGCCAGCTACGGCCTGCTGCTGCACGGCGCCACCCGCGAGCGCCTGAAGGCCAGCGTGCACTACGTGGTCTTCAACCTCGCCGGCTCGGCGCTGTTCCTCGTCGCGGTGAGTTTGCTGTATGCGGTGGCGGGCACGCTGAACATGGCCGACCTGGCGGTGAAGCTGCCGCAACTGGCTGCGCAGAACCAGCGCCTGGCCCAGTCGGCGCTGCTGATGCTGCTGGTGGTGTTTGCGGTGAAGGCGGCGCTGCTGCCGCTGTACTTTTGGCTGACCGACACCTACGCGAGCGCCAGCGCGCCCACGGCGGCCTTGTTCGCGGTGCTGACCAAGGTGGGCGTGTACGCCATCGTGCGTGCCACTACGCTGTTCGTGCCGGCGGGCCTGGTCACCGGCGCGTTGCCGCTGCTGTCCATGCTCGCCCTGGCCACGCTGGTGCTGGCGGCCCTCGGCGCACTGGCGGCATTGCGGCTGCGCACCCTGGTGGCCTATTTGGTGGTGGCGTCGGCTGGCACCCTGCTCCTGGCCACTGGCCTGGGCAGTGAATCCGGCCTGGCTGCCGGGCTGTTCTACCTGGTGCCCAGCACTCTGGTGGCCTGCGCCTGGTTTCTGCTGGCCGACCGGATCGCATCCGCGCGCGGCGGCAGTGACAGGCTGCAGCCCGGTCAGCGTCCTGCGGCCTGGGCGCCGCTGGGCATCGGCTTCTTCGTCGCGGCAGTGGCGGTGGCCGGTGTGCCACCACTCGCTGCCTTCATGGGCAAGGCGCTGCTGCTTCGGGCTGCCGGTGCGACGCCTTGGGCGGGCTGGGTGGTGGCCGGCGTGTTGTCGTCAAGTCTTATGGTAATGGTGGCGCTGGCGCGCGCCGGCAGTGTGTTGTTCTGGGAGCATGGCAGCGGGCCGGCCTCAGGCATGCCTGACCGCGCCCAAGACCCCACGGGCCAGCCCGGCCTGGCGCGCGCAGCCACCGTCGGCGCGTTGGCTGCCGTGGTGCTGTGCGCCGTGGCCGCCGGCCCTATCGCGCGCTACACCGCCGCCACTGCGGCACAGCTGTTCGCGCCGCAAAGCTACGTGAAGGCCGTGCTCGGCGCACAACCGTTGCCGGCGACGGCGGATGTGCGGCGCGAGATGCGCGAACGAGGAGACCTGAAATGA